A region of the Melitaea cinxia chromosome 1, ilMelCinx1.1, whole genome shotgun sequence genome:
AAGGTATACAAATCTACTTAACTTATTTAATACACAAGGCTTTCAGGTTCTACCACCACTaccttgtgtttttttttttggatcgtttgtgttgtttttttgtGATCATTGTTATGTTAGAGGTAATATGTAATTTCCTTATTTTCGATTGGCCTATACGTctgagatgttttgttatgacgttgtcaagttaaactatcgtccgtaaaccaactttacagacaacgaATGTCACTTGACTCAAGGGAGATCCGTTACGAATGCCTTCAGCCCCAGGGGAGCTGAAGGGATGGGAGCCGAACTCACATATTAGTACCAATCCTAAATCCCAATatctaaataatatgtatatactaaatttcagcAAAATACCCTGCCACCTGCTaacaagaaaattataaataaaataaaaaatgccaTCGAAATGATAAAGACAGAAATTTTCGCCgaagaaatttattaatatataaaaaatcataaacaagATGATATCGTTGGCTTAgcactaacaaaaatatattaaatatgctataaaatttaaaacatgtaaaaatataattacatcttAACTATCGTTCtcataaactaaataataagaGACAATGGAATgttatgtcattttttttttttacttcattcgtCATAATACGTTTTCttacttttttcaataaatgtttgtattgtgACATTCTTTTATTTACGAGTCCATACATCTGAATGAAGGGGTGATTATGGATTATGGatagtgttaaaaataaatattaaaatttcgacAACATGtcacacattttttaaaaatatttattagtacctagtttaaaatttttaaattataatttaaaacatttttgtgacTACattctctttttctttttacatcATCTTTTATTAACGAATTTTATGTTCAACCCCCAAGTAATGCTTACATTTAGCTagcacaattacaaaataatttaaaaaaataaaattggaacaaaaacaattcattaattatatttttttatctactcgTTTTtgatttttccttttttttttgtctaagcaTAGCTTTAATTTGGTTTATATTTTCTAAACTTAATCAATGTATCATTAGCACCATTGCTTGATGTCAATATACCATCAAAACAGAACAAATACACTTATATCAGGTTTAGCGTGAGCAATGTACTTTTTtgcattaataattaaataatattcaaatatctaATGGAGTAATCAATGCAGTAATATGTAACTAAAATGCATGTacactataaatatttacttatgttATATACGTTTACATTAATCTTTCCATAGACATTTAAATTTGCACACATAGCTAAGCCACGAAGCTTAGTTGGACAAAGCCACTAGATTATGTAACATTTATGATTCATATTAAGATTTAAatgcatataattatgtagcaatttcaaacataaaaattaagtaacgaCACATTTATGGCCTGTACTAAAATTTGTCATGAGCGGAACTGACCGTGGCCTACAGCCCGACAGACAGTTGTTGTGACTATCGCACCGagccctaaatatttttttcttcaaagaTCATATTAAagtcaaataaattatgatatcaattgttgaaaaacaatttatttttattatgatattctattttttaataaatacaccaATCTAATGAGATTGTAAACGgtgacaaaataattaaatctttattgcGTTGCTTTGCATACAAGCATTCGATGTTACAAATTTTAGCAACTTCAATGACGCAAATTGCGAAACGTCAAGTACTTAATatagtttttcatttaaaagtacctacgataaataaaacaagtttcCAAAATGGTGGCTCTAAATAAGACCATGTTTTacataatcaatttaaaaattatgacaaATGAAATTGACAGTTTAAAATCTCACTAGATATGTCTCAAATAATAACTACAATTATACagtaataacatacatatatgtcgATATGATTATTCTATGCAACACACAAGCCACAACACTATTACGACACATTCACATTCACATGGACTTCATCTGCTGCATCAGCTCCTCGAGGGACAGCTCGGAGGCAGCCACGGCTCCTCCGGAGCTGGTCTCCGGAGTGTTGTTATCAACTGGTATGCTGTAAGCCATCTGGAAGGAAATTTAGATCatcaaatttatttgattttacattttttcCCACTAGTAAGTAAAATGatgtattctttttaaaaaatatgatgtgttcttgttgttttttttttttttttttgtaataataaagtaattttcaactataataataattctcaCACTAAACGGCCTTTACTAGGATTTACTCATATGTGGGGGGGGGGTCtagaaatacacacaatactcAAGCACAAATTCCCAGACCACAGCAagatgtatggccaatacaaatgtcatgagcggggatcgaacccgactGCAAGTGTAACCAGTGCAACTGCACCAAAACGTTATTTAAaggattaaattattattagtaattaaatattatatacaatttaattaccTGGACACCTTCTGCTAGATTTAGATTAGGCATCTCCTCGTCTGGAGAGTTCTCATCAACCAAAATTATACCTGTACAATAAAATCAGAgttagattataattttttttacagatattttttacACATACAAAAgagtttacataatattttaatatattactataGAAAAActacatcatatatattaatacgctatataagatgtttgcctcGATTTTTGGAAAAAACCtaacaattactccacataaattatatatcattttatagataatagctttgctctaccggcatcaacaactaaaaaattattattccttttgtttttgtaaattaattaattaataaaattatataaatgacggctttaattttgaaacagcgtcaacatgattgacggtcggtacatgttttgttcaatttcaaatcaactcacatatcactttttataattttgtaaagttataattaatgtacttatttagtgcgaattattcgcacgggtgtaGCTAGtaggttttaataataagttgCAAAGCATAACTAAGATGTCCATTTAGTAacatttcacttttttttttgtatacaacatATATCTTAAAAGACGTTACTTAAACCAATAACAAAGTAAATCTTGTTGTCTGTAAATGTAATCCTtcaattaatctttaaaaaaatttgtactaAAATTTGTGACTCCAATAGACAAATGATTTATATAACAGCATTTTTGtcatataagtatttaaaaagataatcaAATTTTGTTATGGTTACTCTAATTCACCCGACATATTTCTATATTtcttattggaacgaagttccttacggcaggcttgacatttggctaggcgaccgaagtgaaaaaaaatatgatactaaaaccgtaagaaaaatatataacggaagtgacgtaatatcagtcacacgactgtataatatgacgtttgtaaaactaaaatattactattaaactttttttaaagttatttatgtaattttatactgtcgacaaaaataaataaagacatatgttttttttatttcacttaatagtttgaattattattattattattttgtttgatttattttattttacggtatttgttattttctaaaatactaaatttcctaaatacttttatgtactaaattaaaaaccaatcaacaaaattaaaaaaaatcaagaactagaaaatatatataaaattcaacgtttttttttttttcaaattgtcttgcttctatactatccgaatgAACTTCgctcctacctggtgtcccaggACACcacatatttatgttaattttttttaaaattaacctcACCCCATTCATTATCTTCATGGATAGGACTGTCGTCCTCTGTGACTTCAGTAGCCAGTTCTACGGCTGGTCTAGAATTGAATTGTACTTGGCGTTTACGACAGAATAATTCCTCGCATTGTGGGTTcggctaaaaatatttaaaacatataaatacacaaaacaaaaatcatgtattttGAACAGAAATTATTAGAAactaaaattttcatattaactATTctatgattgattgattgattgattgatattgttaatgattaaattattgaagtaattttttttagaataattgtgatttaaaaaagaaatacacatacatatataggaGAGCATGAGATacaatacattacacagtattttatagtCTTGGTGAAAAAATCTTCCGTAGACTACTTATCAgtagtttcacttctgccgtgtgtgatagcacacacacaattttttcttttatttaatttaacaagaaaattcatattttgatatatctattattcaataaaaaaaatcgttacattataaaacaaataagaaatTCAAGTATATTGTAGTTGATTGTTTAATCTCACCTTtaaactcatagtagggaagaAATCATTCAGTGCATTGTAGCCTAAATAGTGGCTAACATTtccaaatttaagtaaatatttcaatGCGTTTTGaactaaaaaagaataatattaattattactataatactGAGAGGATTTGTTTTACTACACGTAAATTAAGTTTATCTCGGACATAAGCTACTGATAAGCTTAAGGAATAGATAGCTTTTGGATTCATAgtttggatgtttttttttaggcaactaggtcggcaaacaagcgtacggctcacctgatggtaagcgattaccgtagcttatagacgcctgcaacaccagaaacatcgcaaagCGGTTTGTTGACCCtgcccccaattccccccaggagctctggtcaccttactcaccaacatgaacacaacactgcttgaaaacagtagtATTTAGTTGTGTCTGATTAgttgattttctgtaaggtcgaggtactatcccagtcgggctaaAATAGTTGTTTagttttgaacaaaaaatatcatttactttatattatgtAGGACACCGtctttattgtgattttttttttttttttttgtttacatataacatagccacatggtcgtctgttcctatgttaagggacttaatgcttatgttgtaggtaacagccaactgatatagctacatttttttgataaatatacatagtaataatacatatataaataaatacaaatattacacccagacacaGGCGAGAATCACAACtgctggagcagaaagcactacaaactgcaccaatggACTAGTCCATTCTGAATGTCATATATCAAATAGCTTTATTAGAAAACGTTGAAAcatttctttcattttaaaaatcgattaaataatttcatatttcagaattttcagcctttattttcaaaatgtaatATACTACACGCTATCTGCACTTTTATGCTAAAACTATAAGAAATGAAACTTATTGTAagtaaatagttataataattttttcaaacagGTTCTGAAATCTACATGGTATTGAAATTTTctagtttaaaaccataaatatgttatttcatACCTAAAAATCCAGCAATAATTCCCATAGTGGTAGGCAGACTGGCTGCACACACACCTTCCTTCTTCAGAGTTTTTTCGTCAATTTTTGAAGCCACAACCAGCGGGGGAGCACACTGAAATTATTAAACagattataataacaataataatatattctttattgtacaccaaaatataaacaaacagtattgattacaaaaaaaagatgtacaaaggcgatcttatcgctgaagagcgatttcttccagataacctttgggcacaggacatgatatagtagtgacggataggaagtgtacaatattcttaaggatgaataaaaaaaaaaatagtgtataatagATTCCTTAattcatacacatacacatacaagtaCAAATATCTTTTTACTTACAGCATAAATCAACTGAACTTAGTAGAAAGATATTTGTGGCAGCAGTTGTATTGTTAAATACTAcaggtggtataagtgaccagtctATACAACTAATCAACTTTGGACTACCCTGATTATATTATACTACTCGTATTTAATGCGTGATGATGAATGATCTTTGACATTTTTTTGCTgctatttataaagaaaataatattcatcTTTTACTTATATACTTATAGATATTGAACAAATTAtagaaaaacataatatattaaatacatgttaaaatttataaacataaataagatTGACTATAACTGACTAAACTGAGAAAAATGCTCTGTTGTCTAATGTTTATGCGcatttcacttattataatgaaacaacatttGCGAAAATTTATGTAACATGTAATTGTttataggcttcaaaagcactttcgaattgtcatttaacaaaataaaactttttaaatatgaagctaccaccggttcggaatgtagattctgtagagaagaatagacaagaaactccgcagttagtTTCCTTAAGAAAAAAGTATAAACCGTTTTTATACAAGTTTGTTAATATCTTGCATTAAATACAGCATCACTAAGTCCacatatctatattatttatgtaatcctgGACCAAATGACAAGCTTTTGCtattaaaacaaactttaaatgattaattctcagacaaaaaatattgaaatgaaataaaataaataaaataaaatgaaaacatttgtttcgtcataaggtgatatacacacttaacgaaagtcaaaataatgtcttttacaaaaataataatacaaattaactCGACAATTATAAAAGGAAGTTAAAGTAGCAAAAAAATCAacgtacattacaaacttagataatatacccagtgttatgAGCAAacttaacttagtcaaaataattgTTAACTAACCGCAAAGCAAGCAGTCTCCCCAGGTATTATAAACTGTACATGTCCTGACACAGCGTTCTCACTGACTCCGGACTCAAACCAGCGTATGTCTAATTCATTGCATGCAGTATTGATTGCCATACGCGCTTCGAAATTGTCAACGCAGCTTAGTACTAGGTTTACCCGGCCACCGAAATGACTTCCTGtgctgaaataaaataaataaaattgtaatgataaaatttacaaaagaaTGTAAGTTTCTTtcgaaatacttttttatattatgaaaggTATTTTGAATCTACCATCTAGtctctataataaatttaaatcaaaatttaaccaAACCGACATTGGCAATCGACATTGGaatccataaaaataaaa
Encoded here:
- the LOC123654886 gene encoding ubiquitin-like modifier-activating enzyme 5; translation: MANVEELRKKISELEAKLAAAQGNAGPVRQKIDVMSSEVVDSNPYSRLMALKRMGIVDNYEKIRDFSVAVVGVGGVGSVTAEMLTRCGIGRLLLFDYDKVELANMNRLFFQPHQAGLSKVDAAVATLQSINPDVTIEAYNYNITTIENFRKFLKTLSTGSHFGGRVNLVLSCVDNFEARMAINTACNELDIRWFESGVSENAVSGHVQFIIPGETACFACAPPLVVASKIDEKTLKKEGVCAASLPTTMGIIAGFLVQNALKYLLKFGNVSHYLGYNALNDFFPTMSLKPNPQCEELFCRKRQVQFNSRPAVELATEVTEDDSPIHEDNEWGIILVDENSPDEEMPNLNLAEGVQMAYSIPVDNNTPETSSGGAVAASELSLEELMQQMKSM